The following coding sequences lie in one Xanthomonas hyacinthi genomic window:
- a CDS encoding type II toxin-antitoxin system RelE/ParE family toxin: MQVEEQAPSRSLDSLAIYINTHIATHTKPIAFLGDSLDRLREFSEDAKRDAGYPLDRVQRGLQPDNVKPMPSIGKGVEEIRVRDDTGAYRVICENANVAILLII, from the coding sequence ATGCAGGTCGAAGAGCAGGCACCAAGCCGGTCCCTTGACTCGCTTGCCATTTATATCAATACGCATATAGCGACGCACACCAAGCCGATAGCGTTCCTCGGTGATTCCCTGGATCGCCTCCGGGAGTTCTCGGAGGACGCGAAGCGGGATGCCGGCTACCCGTTGGATCGCGTGCAGCGCGGACTGCAGCCGGACAACGTCAAGCCCATGCCATCGATCGGCAAGGGTGTCGAAGAGATCCGGGTCCGGGACGACACCGGCGCGTATCGCGTCATCTGCGAAAACGCCAATGTCGCCATCTTACTTATCATATAA
- a CDS encoding fumarylacetoacetate hydrolase family protein yields MKICFFDEWRLGVIEGNQVLDVTAALDSLPATRYPHPSGDLFIRHLDVLKPVIQSLQAEATRKPLAQVSLRSPVPRPGKLIAAPVNYQAHLDEAIADTATFSRAHARKIQETGVFLKATSSLIGVGQPIVIGLPDRRTDHEIELAVVIGKPAKQVKAADALDHVAGYSIGLDITIRGPEERSLRKSLDTYSVLGPWLVTADELQDPSGRELLLQINDEVRQRANTRDLILDVGQLIEFASKFYSLEPGDVIFTGTPEGVGPIHPGDRLCASISGIGKLEMAVTHE; encoded by the coding sequence TTGAAGATCTGCTTTTTCGACGAATGGCGCCTGGGTGTAATCGAGGGCAACCAGGTCCTCGATGTAACGGCCGCACTGGATTCGCTCCCTGCCACCCGCTATCCGCACCCGTCCGGCGACTTATTCATCCGTCATCTGGACGTGCTGAAGCCTGTCATTCAATCCTTACAGGCCGAGGCAACGCGCAAGCCACTGGCTCAGGTTTCGCTGCGATCGCCCGTGCCGCGTCCAGGCAAACTCATCGCCGCGCCTGTCAATTATCAGGCCCACCTGGACGAGGCCATTGCCGACACCGCGACATTTTCGCGGGCGCACGCGCGAAAGATTCAGGAGACCGGCGTGTTCCTCAAGGCCACCAGTTCACTGATCGGTGTTGGCCAGCCCATCGTCATCGGGCTTCCCGACCGCCGCACCGATCACGAAATCGAACTCGCGGTCGTCATCGGAAAGCCCGCAAAGCAGGTCAAGGCTGCCGACGCCCTCGATCATGTGGCTGGGTACAGCATCGGATTGGACATCACGATCCGCGGCCCGGAAGAACGCAGTCTGAGGAAGTCGCTGGACACCTATTCGGTACTCGGCCCGTGGTTGGTGACCGCCGACGAACTGCAGGACCCCTCCGGGCGTGAGCTGCTGCTGCAAATCAACGATGAAGTCCGTCAGCGTGCCAACACGCGCGACCTCATCCTGGATGTTGGCCAGCTGATCGAGTTCGCCAGCAAGTTCTATTCGCTTGAACCGGGCGATGTGATCTTCACCGGAACACCCGAGGGGGTTGGGCCGATCCATCCGGGCGACCGCCTGTGCGCATCCATCAGTGGCATCGGCAAACTCGAAATGGCGGTGACCCATGAATGA
- a CDS encoding cupin domain-containing protein, with translation MNTRAHALTQGSAAAPDSFDFREMLAQDFMAPLWEVLRGLTPREPKQVVDPVIWRADTIRQHMTRACAEISAEDAERRVLVLENPKLQGRSLATNSLYAGIQMILPGEIAPCHRHTASALRLILEGGKGFTTVQGERVEMRRGDFIITPTNVFHDHGALGDAPVMWLDGLDVPIVQMLNAGFSADYPEQHQPEGRPLGDAQARYASGLIPVGQEPTGAASPLFHYPYATTRPALNALARTQEWNPEHGLKMAFSDPTTGRSPIRTMGAYLQLLPAGFRGVAHRETDAAVMCVVEGSARIRLGDQILTVHENDVFVAPGWLWRHFEADQECVLFSFSDRPLQEYLGFWRGERAAARQPDITQGVLA, from the coding sequence ATGAACACTCGCGCCCATGCGTTGACCCAGGGAAGCGCTGCTGCTCCAGACTCTTTCGACTTTCGAGAAATGCTCGCCCAGGACTTCATGGCTCCCCTCTGGGAAGTTCTGCGTGGTCTGACGCCGCGTGAGCCAAAACAGGTAGTCGATCCGGTGATCTGGCGCGCAGACACCATTCGACAGCACATGACGCGCGCGTGTGCTGAGATCTCGGCCGAGGACGCCGAACGGCGCGTGCTTGTGCTGGAAAATCCCAAACTACAGGGACGCTCGTTGGCGACGAACTCCCTATATGCAGGCATACAGATGATCTTGCCTGGTGAGATTGCACCGTGCCATCGACATACCGCATCAGCCCTGCGATTGATCCTGGAGGGCGGTAAAGGCTTCACCACCGTGCAGGGAGAAAGGGTGGAGATGCGGCGCGGCGATTTCATTATCACCCCCACGAACGTGTTCCACGATCACGGGGCACTGGGTGATGCGCCGGTCATGTGGCTCGACGGTCTGGACGTGCCGATCGTACAGATGCTCAACGCCGGCTTTTCCGCCGACTATCCCGAACAACACCAGCCAGAAGGCCGTCCGCTCGGCGATGCGCAAGCGCGCTATGCCAGTGGCCTCATTCCGGTAGGACAGGAACCCACCGGCGCAGCCAGCCCTCTGTTCCACTATCCCTATGCCACCACACGCCCAGCACTTAACGCTCTGGCGCGCACTCAAGAATGGAATCCCGAGCACGGCCTGAAGATGGCCTTTTCTGACCCAACCACAGGCCGATCACCGATCCGCACGATGGGCGCATATCTGCAGCTGCTGCCGGCAGGCTTCCGCGGCGTTGCACATCGTGAAACCGATGCAGCGGTGATGTGTGTGGTGGAAGGCAGTGCGCGCATCCGGCTGGGCGATCAAATCCTGACGGTTCACGAGAACGATGTCTTTGTCGCACCAGGTTGGCTGTGGCGCCATTTCGAGGCCGACCAGGAGTGCGTCCTCTTCAGCTTTTCAGACCGTCCCCTGCAGGAATACCTCGGCTTCTGGCGCGGCGAACGCGCGGCAGCCCGACAACCCGACATCACCCAAGGAGTACTGGCTTGA
- a CDS encoding aconitase family protein, giving the protein MNAIPHTLYDRLRDAHAIEERDDGTCLICVDRHLVHELTSPQALESLRLTSRTVRRPTMTLAMADHNVPIWCLADIGIRAIFASSFADIFWQNAR; this is encoded by the coding sequence ATGAACGCCATCCCGCACACTCTATACGACAGGCTCCGGGACGCACATGCCATCGAAGAGCGTGACGATGGCACGTGCCTGATCTGCGTCGATCGGCATCTGGTGCATGAACTGACCAGCCCGCAGGCATTGGAGTCCCTGCGCCTGACTTCGCGCACGGTGCGCAGGCCGACAATGACCTTGGCGATGGCCGACCACAACGTGCCGATCTGGTGCCTTGCTGACATCGGCATCAGGGCGATCTTCGCGAGCAGCTTCGCCGACATCTTCTGGCAGAACGCGAGGTAG
- a CDS encoding 3-hydroxybenzoate 6-monooxygenase, with product MNDLPVLIIGGGIGGLATALALAQRQIPTVLVEQAREFLEIGAGIQLGPNGFRALRALGLDEEAMQLGIFPDELVFMDSVSGSRVTTIPTGKEFMERFEFPYTLIHRADLHAVLLAAARRDPLIELHTNVKVTSITEGASITLTTDSGCNFIGSALIGADGLWSKTRELVVADGAPMVSGHIAYRAVLPTADVPQEFRQNAMILWGGPKHHLVQYPLRGGELFNLVAVFHSDKYVEGWNTKGDAAELGRRFAGACDTVRALLSRIETWRMWVLCDREPVKNWTRGNITLVGDAAHPMLQYLAQGACMALEDAVALGQCVADKPSDLSAVFQDYQAQRYLRTGRCQVMARVHGEFYHADGVKAEMRNLMLAGRTPAQAYAGLDWLYQDAARAA from the coding sequence ATGAATGACCTTCCCGTCCTCATCATCGGCGGCGGCATCGGCGGCCTTGCCACGGCACTGGCGCTGGCACAGCGGCAGATACCCACGGTCCTGGTCGAACAGGCAAGGGAGTTCCTCGAAATCGGTGCCGGTATTCAGCTCGGGCCCAACGGCTTTCGCGCGCTGCGGGCCCTTGGCCTGGACGAGGAGGCCATGCAGCTGGGCATCTTCCCGGACGAGCTGGTGTTCATGGACAGCGTGTCCGGCAGCCGGGTCACCACGATCCCCACCGGCAAGGAATTCATGGAGCGTTTCGAGTTCCCTTACACGCTGATCCACAGAGCGGACTTGCACGCGGTGCTGCTGGCCGCTGCCCGGCGCGATCCTTTGATCGAACTGCACACCAACGTCAAAGTGACCAGCATCACCGAAGGCGCCAGCATCACCCTCACCACCGACAGCGGCTGCAACTTCATTGGCTCGGCCCTGATCGGCGCCGATGGGCTGTGGTCCAAGACCCGCGAGCTGGTCGTTGCCGATGGCGCCCCGATGGTCTCTGGACACATCGCCTATCGCGCGGTGCTGCCCACTGCCGATGTGCCCCAGGAGTTCCGGCAGAACGCGATGATCCTGTGGGGCGGCCCAAAGCATCACCTGGTCCAATATCCACTGCGCGGCGGCGAATTGTTCAACCTGGTCGCAGTATTCCACAGCGACAAGTATGTGGAAGGGTGGAACACGAAGGGCGATGCGGCCGAGCTTGGACGCAGGTTTGCCGGTGCATGCGACACGGTGCGCGCGCTGCTTTCAAGGATCGAAACCTGGCGCATGTGGGTGCTGTGCGACCGCGAGCCTGTAAAAAACTGGACGCGGGGCAACATCACCCTGGTCGGTGATGCGGCCCACCCGATGTTGCAGTACCTGGCACAGGGCGCATGTATGGCGCTGGAGGATGCGGTCGCGCTCGGCCAGTGCGTGGCCGACAAGCCTTCCGACCTGTCCGCCGTATTCCAGGACTATCAGGCGCAGCGCTACCTGAGGACGGGTCGTTGCCAGGTCATGGCGCGGGTGCATGGCGAGTTCTATCACGCCGACGGTGTCAAGGCCGAGATGCGCAATCTAATGTTGGCCGGCCGCACACCTGCCCAGGCCTATGCCGGCCTAGACTGGCTCTATCAAGATGCGGCGCGTGCCGCGTGA
- a CDS encoding MFS transporter, producing MNTLSSPRERTSFDIASLLDHGSWTALQKRALILISLVGVVDGVDAQVLSLSLPMITKDWGVARADFAVLMALSFIAMAVGTALGGLAGDRLGRKPTLIFATAVFGAFTFAGAFSDSILSLGILRGIASLGLGAAMPNAATLVAESTPLKQRNLALGICMSALPVGGILLGFLGAYLLPAHGWQTLFMVAGGLPLLLAVVLTVWLPESLRYRFRAEGHTTRVTRLAARMGASLSADMTVIDTGEEGPRKHAPLRMIFAGEFARDTYLLCIAFFFVVLSTYLVYTWFPSLFSDLGFSPKSIGTSLSCFSAGGLVGGILGARLVQRVGSRIALVAMSVGGSACAVLILLLAQAPGVDTTVPILAALFFAGVLIPGTQAAIYVLAGQIYPTPIRATGVGLSAGVGRLGAVTSAFIGPLLLASHGAAFFVALAVAMLIVAGALLAVRHRINRRAAAL from the coding sequence ATGAACACTCTTTCCTCACCACGGGAACGGACGAGCTTTGACATCGCAAGCCTGCTCGACCACGGATCTTGGACTGCGCTGCAGAAGCGTGCGCTGATTCTGATCAGCCTGGTGGGCGTTGTCGACGGCGTCGATGCCCAGGTGCTGAGCCTTTCGTTGCCCATGATCACCAAGGATTGGGGCGTGGCGCGCGCGGACTTCGCCGTGCTCATGGCGCTGTCGTTCATCGCCATGGCAGTGGGCACTGCGTTGGGCGGCTTGGCGGGCGACCGCCTGGGCCGCAAGCCGACGTTGATCTTTGCTACCGCCGTCTTTGGTGCGTTCACCTTTGCCGGTGCGTTCAGCGATTCGATCCTGAGCCTTGGAATTCTGCGGGGTATCGCATCGCTTGGACTGGGCGCTGCAATGCCCAATGCCGCCACGCTCGTCGCTGAGTCGACACCACTTAAGCAGCGCAACTTGGCTCTTGGCATCTGCATGAGCGCATTGCCGGTCGGCGGCATCCTGCTCGGATTCCTGGGGGCCTATCTGCTGCCTGCCCATGGTTGGCAGACCCTCTTCATGGTGGCTGGCGGGCTGCCTTTGCTGCTGGCGGTTGTACTGACCGTATGGCTTCCCGAGTCGCTGCGCTACAGGTTTCGTGCCGAGGGGCACACCACGCGCGTCACGCGACTGGCAGCGAGAATGGGGGCGTCCCTGTCGGCAGACATGACGGTCATTGACACCGGCGAAGAGGGGCCGCGCAAACATGCGCCTCTCCGCATGATCTTTGCCGGTGAATTCGCCCGGGACACCTATCTACTCTGTATCGCGTTCTTCTTTGTGGTTCTGTCCACTTATCTTGTCTACACGTGGTTCCCGTCGCTGTTCTCGGACCTCGGGTTTTCGCCCAAGTCAATTGGAACCAGCCTGTCCTGCTTCAGCGCGGGTGGATTGGTCGGTGGCATCCTAGGCGCACGCCTGGTCCAACGTGTTGGTTCACGCATTGCGTTAGTGGCCATGAGCGTTGGCGGCAGCGCCTGTGCTGTCCTGATCCTGCTGCTGGCCCAGGCGCCAGGCGTCGATACGACGGTGCCCATTCTGGCCGCGTTGTTCTTCGCCGGCGTGCTGATCCCAGGCACCCAAGCGGCCATCTATGTCCTTGCCGGCCAAATATATCCCACGCCCATCCGCGCCACCGGCGTGGGCCTGTCGGCTGGCGTCGGACGGCTGGGAGCAGTCACCAGCGCCTTCATTGGTCCGCTGCTCCTGGCATCGCATGGCGCGGCATTTTTTGTCGCGTTGGCGGTGGCAATGCTGATCGTAGCTGGCGCGCTTTTAGCGGTTCGGCATCGGATCAACCGAAGAGCAGCGGCACTCTGA
- a CDS encoding alginate export family protein produces MNMCGSKTAASGAVVGWPAFQRMAWPAVMTGLFLPFAAMAQENVQSRAERTPQAQAQAPAKDTALLRIGAPGPVPAPAGAPIPEPVPGGRKGPARTPQSLRWSEDWSSLKTASDRRPLEALRYLPLGDQAYLSIGGEVRYYYNYWEHLRLGASPDDRLDHLQQRLRLNADLHVGNNLRAFFEIGDDREFFARSVTPPNRDKLDVRQAFLDVRIPLKDGLSLTVRPGRFEMPLGNGKLIGMRDGTNVRFIYQGLRATLIDQGRFKLDGFSVKPVSYAPGRFDDSVQAGTHFNGLYGSVLLAPTSTLDAYYYDVARPLARYRDTSGKEVRRSYGTRLAIRAHGIDFDGEATYQDGSVGNQRIEAWGLLLEGGYTFAGSRLSPRLGARLNAFSGDGDRGDGKIGTFVPPFPRLPLYSDASWLNFSNLLDFYPTITLKPASRLTVSAGPELFWRQSRNDAVYFGPSTAPLLTPTDGKRLVGTNWNLQVDYVATRNLSFRLFATKFDASRSFKSGGGKSSNYFGYWAVFRF; encoded by the coding sequence ATGAACATGTGTGGAAGCAAAACCGCGGCGAGCGGTGCGGTAGTCGGCTGGCCGGCATTCCAGCGAATGGCCTGGCCTGCGGTCATGACGGGCTTGTTCCTGCCCTTCGCGGCAATGGCACAAGAAAACGTCCAGTCCCGGGCCGAGCGCACGCCGCAAGCGCAGGCGCAGGCGCCGGCCAAAGACACTGCGCTGCTGAGGATCGGCGCGCCCGGCCCGGTTCCCGCACCCGCCGGCGCTCCCATTCCCGAACCGGTCCCAGGCGGACGCAAAGGACCGGCGCGCACGCCGCAGTCGCTACGTTGGAGCGAAGACTGGAGCAGCCTGAAAACCGCATCGGACAGGCGTCCACTGGAAGCGCTGCGCTATCTTCCGCTGGGAGACCAGGCCTATCTTTCAATTGGTGGAGAGGTCCGTTACTACTACAACTACTGGGAGCACCTGCGCCTGGGCGCCAGCCCAGACGATCGACTGGACCATCTCCAGCAGCGCCTCAGGCTCAATGCCGATCTGCATGTCGGCAACAATCTCCGCGCTTTCTTCGAAATAGGTGACGACCGCGAATTCTTCGCCAGGTCGGTAACGCCTCCCAACCGCGACAAGCTCGATGTCAGGCAGGCGTTTCTCGATGTCCGCATCCCGCTCAAGGACGGATTGAGCTTGACCGTGCGTCCGGGCCGGTTCGAGATGCCGCTGGGTAATGGGAAGCTCATCGGCATGCGGGACGGCACCAATGTGCGCTTCATCTACCAAGGCCTGCGCGCCACCCTGATCGACCAAGGGCGCTTCAAGCTGGATGGTTTCAGCGTCAAGCCAGTGTCCTACGCTCCGGGCAGATTCGATGACTCGGTCCAGGCCGGCACGCACTTCAACGGACTCTATGGCTCAGTCTTGCTTGCGCCCACCTCGACGCTGGATGCGTACTACTACGATGTAGCCCGTCCCTTGGCCCGCTACCGCGACACAAGCGGCAAGGAGGTACGACGCTCCTATGGCACCAGGCTGGCGATCCGCGCCCATGGCATCGACTTCGATGGCGAAGCGACCTACCAAGACGGCAGCGTGGGCAACCAGCGGATCGAAGCCTGGGGGCTTCTGCTGGAAGGCGGCTATACCTTCGCCGGTTCCCGGTTGTCACCGCGACTTGGCGCACGTCTGAATGCTTTCAGCGGTGACGGCGACCGGGGCGATGGAAAGATCGGCACCTTCGTTCCCCCGTTTCCGCGATTGCCCCTGTATTCCGACGCAAGTTGGCTCAATTTTTCAAATCTGCTGGATTTCTATCCAACCATCACGCTCAAACCCGCATCAAGACTCACCGTCAGTGCCGGTCCTGAGCTGTTCTGGCGACAGAGTCGCAACGACGCGGTGTACTTCGGACCGTCGACCGCGCCCCTGCTGACCCCCACAGATGGCAAGAGATTGGTCGGCACCAACTGGAATCTCCAGGTCGACTACGTGGCCACGCGCAATCTCAGCTTCCGCTTGTTCGCGACAAAGTTCGATGCCAGCCGATCTTTCAAGAGTGGCGGCGGTAAGAGCTCGAATTACTTCGGCTATTGGGCTGTCTTCCGCTTCTAA
- the metE gene encoding 5-methyltetrahydropteroyltriglutamate--homocysteine S-methyltransferase gives MTIVTNLGFPRIGARRELKRALESYWRRDTDGANLQDTARQLRQRHWRLQVEAGVELPPSNDFSLYDAMLDTAFLFDAIPQRYRALADADPLAGYFAMARGTQEDGLDLHALEMTKWFDTNYHYLVPELARRQHFRLRGDKPLAEFLEAKALGITTRPVLIGPVTFLLLSKTVDGSDRWALLDSLLPVYAELLQQLDAAGANWVQIDEPALVLDLDAAAREAYRRAYAFLAQAPRPKLLLTTYFGELGDNLELAAALPVDGLHVDLVRGVAQLDAVLQALPAGRVLSAGLVNGRNVWRTPLDTALTLARYAAGHVGRERLWLAPSCSLLHVPVDLEQEKTLDRELSTWLAFARQKLQELRTLADALQELPHAQAELDAAREALATRRASARVHRPDVARRVAALSEDAGRRQSPYPQRRDAQQAALRLPAYPTTTIGSFPQTAQVRQARAQHKAGKLGDAEYDAFLAAETERCVRAQEQIGLDVLVHGEFERNDMVEYFGEQLDGFAFTRHGWVQSYGSRCVKPPIIYGDVQRPAPMTLRWTQYAQSLTDKPMKGMLTGPVTVLQWSFVRDDQERAQTCRQIALALRDEVRDLEAAGIGVIQIDEPAIREGLPLRRADWQAYLDWAVQCFRIAAAGVRDATQIHTHMCYSEFNDIIEAVAAMDADVISIETSRSRMELLDAFVRFRYPNAIGPGVYDIHSPRVPSTQEMVQLLDKARAVLDPQQLWVNPDCGLKTRGWPETRSALEAMVAAAKQLRMQQAQAA, from the coding sequence ATGACGATCGTGACCAACCTGGGCTTCCCGCGCATCGGCGCGCGGCGCGAGCTCAAGCGTGCGCTGGAAAGCTACTGGCGCCGCGACACCGATGGCGCCAACCTGCAAGACACGGCGCGGCAGCTGCGCCAGCGGCACTGGCGGCTGCAGGTCGAGGCCGGGGTGGAGCTGCCGCCCAGCAACGACTTCAGCCTGTACGACGCGATGCTCGACACCGCGTTCCTGTTCGATGCGATCCCGCAGCGCTACCGCGCGCTGGCCGATGCCGATCCGCTGGCCGGCTACTTCGCGATGGCGCGCGGCACGCAGGAGGACGGCCTGGACCTGCACGCGCTGGAAATGACCAAGTGGTTCGACACCAACTACCACTACCTGGTGCCGGAACTGGCGCGGCGCCAGCATTTCCGCCTGCGCGGCGACAAGCCGCTGGCCGAGTTCCTGGAAGCCAAGGCGCTGGGCATCACCACGCGGCCGGTGCTGATCGGGCCGGTGACCTTCCTGCTGCTGTCCAAGACCGTGGACGGCAGCGATCGCTGGGCGCTGCTGGACAGCCTGCTGCCGGTCTACGCCGAACTGCTGCAGCAGCTCGACGCGGCCGGCGCCAACTGGGTGCAGATCGACGAGCCGGCGCTGGTGCTGGACCTGGACGCCGCCGCGCGCGAGGCCTATCGCCGCGCCTATGCGTTCCTGGCCCAGGCGCCGCGGCCGAAGCTGCTGCTGACCACGTATTTCGGCGAGCTGGGCGACAACCTGGAATTGGCCGCGGCGCTGCCGGTGGACGGCCTGCACGTGGACCTGGTGCGCGGCGTGGCGCAGCTGGACGCGGTGCTGCAGGCGCTGCCGGCCGGGCGCGTGCTGTCGGCCGGGCTGGTCAACGGCCGCAACGTGTGGCGCACGCCGCTGGACACTGCGCTGACCCTGGCGCGCTACGCGGCCGGGCATGTCGGCCGCGAGCGCCTGTGGCTGGCGCCGTCGTGCTCGCTGCTGCACGTGCCGGTGGACCTGGAGCAGGAAAAGACGCTGGACCGCGAATTGTCCACATGGCTGGCCTTCGCCAGGCAGAAGCTGCAGGAGCTGCGCACGCTGGCCGACGCGCTGCAGGAGCTGCCGCATGCGCAGGCCGAGCTGGACGCGGCGCGCGAGGCGCTGGCGACGCGGCGCGCGTCCGCGCGCGTGCATCGCCCGGACGTGGCCCGGCGGGTGGCGGCGCTGAGCGAGGACGCCGGACGCCGGCAATCGCCGTATCCGCAGCGGCGCGATGCGCAGCAGGCGGCGCTGCGGCTGCCGGCCTACCCGACCACCACCATCGGCTCGTTCCCGCAGACCGCGCAGGTGCGGCAGGCGCGGGCGCAGCACAAGGCGGGCAAGCTCGGCGATGCCGAGTACGACGCGTTCCTGGCGGCGGAGACCGAACGCTGCGTGCGCGCGCAGGAGCAGATCGGGCTGGACGTGCTGGTGCACGGCGAGTTCGAGCGCAACGACATGGTCGAATACTTCGGCGAGCAGCTCGACGGCTTCGCCTTCACCAGGCATGGCTGGGTGCAGAGCTACGGCTCGCGCTGCGTGAAGCCGCCGATCATCTACGGCGACGTGCAGCGTCCGGCGCCGATGACGCTGCGCTGGACCCAGTACGCGCAGTCGCTGACCGACAAGCCGATGAAGGGCATGCTGACCGGGCCGGTGACGGTGCTGCAGTGGTCGTTCGTGCGCGACGACCAGGAACGCGCGCAGACCTGCCGGCAGATCGCGCTGGCGCTGCGCGACGAGGTGCGCGATCTGGAGGCCGCCGGCATCGGCGTGATCCAGATCGACGAGCCGGCGATCCGCGAAGGCCTGCCGCTGCGCCGCGCCGACTGGCAGGCGTACCTGGACTGGGCGGTGCAGTGCTTCCGCATCGCCGCCGCCGGGGTGCGCGACGCGACCCAGATCCATACCCACATGTGCTATTCGGAGTTCAACGACATCATCGAGGCGGTGGCGGCGATGGATGCGGACGTGATCTCGATCGAAACCTCGCGCTCGCGGATGGAACTGCTCGACGCGTTCGTGCGCTTCCGCTATCCGAACGCGATCGGCCCGGGCGTGTACGACATCCACTCGCCGCGCGTGCCCAGCACGCAGGAGATGGTGCAACTGTTGGACAAGGCGCGGGCGGTGCTGGATCCGCAGCAGCTGTGGGTCAATCCGGATTGCGGGTTGAAGACCCGCGGCTGGCCGGAAACGCGCAGCGCGCTGGAAGCGATGGTGGCCGCAGCCAAGCAGCTGCGCATGCAGCAGGCGCAAGCGGCCTGA
- a CDS encoding IclR family transcriptional regulator encodes MRLRLREWGSPVREKATCRVTTRTSDRLIELLELFGSGGSIWTVERGAARLGISVSNAYRYFRTLASAGYIVSNGPGRYVLGPAIMKLDRLMRLNDPLINLARAEMRSIVSAAPPYSVAILCRLYNGQIICIHEELILPPQLSVSYERGLPMPLWRGAASKAVLAHLPLKTIKTLWDARQTDADTASSGLGPDWEHLKAQVRTLRTREAITTLGELGTPTRGVAAPIFDNGQVIGSLGLVLLTDQAGFDDPALERSVSAAAVRITTNFGTTAGSPQLHAARAAS; translated from the coding sequence ATGCGCCTGCGCCTGCGAGAATGGGGATCTCCAGTACGAGAAAAGGCCACCTGCCGCGTGACAACCAGAACCTCTGACCGGTTGATTGAACTGCTTGAGCTTTTTGGGTCTGGTGGAAGCATCTGGACCGTAGAGCGCGGTGCCGCAAGACTTGGGATTTCGGTGTCCAATGCCTACCGCTATTTCCGTACGCTGGCCAGTGCCGGCTACATCGTGAGTAATGGCCCCGGGCGCTATGTGCTGGGTCCTGCAATCATGAAACTGGACCGCCTCATGCGGCTCAACGATCCGCTGATCAACCTGGCGCGCGCGGAGATGCGGAGTATCGTCTCGGCCGCGCCGCCCTACAGCGTCGCCATCCTGTGCCGGCTCTACAACGGGCAGATTATCTGCATCCACGAAGAGTTGATTTTGCCACCGCAACTTTCGGTCAGTTACGAGCGCGGCCTGCCCATGCCGCTGTGGCGTGGCGCCGCATCCAAGGCCGTGCTGGCGCATCTGCCTCTCAAGACCATCAAGACGCTCTGGGATGCCCGTCAGACCGATGCCGATACCGCATCCAGTGGCCTCGGCCCCGACTGGGAGCACCTCAAGGCGCAGGTGCGCACGTTGCGCACGCGAGAAGCAATCACGACGCTTGGGGAGCTCGGTACCCCGACGCGGGGCGTCGCTGCGCCGATCTTCGATAATGGCCAGGTGATTGGTAGCCTCGGTTTGGTCCTGCTGACCGACCAGGCCGGATTCGACGACCCGGCCCTGGAAAGGTCGGTGAGCGCTGCCGCGGTGCGCATCACCACCAATTTCGGCACGACCGCTGGCAGCCCGCAGCTTCACGCGGCACGCGCCGCATCTTGA